The following coding sequences are from one Capsicum annuum cultivar UCD-10X-F1 chromosome 3, UCD10Xv1.1, whole genome shotgun sequence window:
- the LOC107861642 gene encoding uncharacterized protein LOC107861642 isoform X1 produces MDLASASYCEPPPLFPSQGEATVEGKNGNPFLDSFPDPLCKLNLKETSDFVKSLPTASNVAESRGFLRKEGGVSSVTRRNMDAPSTPGRPIFSFSVGNFSRKNFPSKWDDAEKWLVNGSSIQDSPASHHNNGLKPSLESSKLLKQCNGFKYKEAENVFAEKNRVTDEKVSKVASDFQVPLPLHHHHISDGASNSVSAAIDVFLKDKFTDEVESIYPKFRCLEPTKEGFLFGNGAGKSMKEATMEAIHEVKHRDIGTEMTPIGSSTTSRCHTPFKSPSPARHNTPADRSGPLVLPSSGSDSTVDIMQFQECHLAKLQVGTPFDSVTTNWSSREEEEEDISKSLRHFEINNECRKSVSESKTHSWEEEEKNKYCLRYQREEAKIQAWINLQNAKAEAQSKKLEVKIQKMRSNLEEKLMKRMAIVHRKAEEWRTTAQLQHKEQIEKVADQSRKMMLTRQNSHLSTQTSCGCLPCRNHLI; encoded by the exons ATGGATCTTGCAAGTGCCAGCTACTGTGAACCTCCACCTCTGTTTCCATCTCAAGGG GAAGCAACAGTAGAAGGGAAAAATGGGAACCCATTCTTGGATAGTTTCCCTGACCCTCTTTGTAAACTTAATCTCAAGGAGACTTCTGATTTTGTGAAGTCGTTGCCAACAGCAAGCAACGTAGCTGAAAGCAGAGGTTTTTTAAGGAAGGAAGGAGGAGTAAGTTCAGTGACAAGGAGGAATATGGATGCTCCATCAACACCGGGTCGACCCATTTTCAGCTTCAGTGTTGggaatttttcaagaaaaaatttccCTTCTAAGTGGGATGATGCAGAGAAATGGCTTGTTAATGGAAGTTCTATTCAAGATTCCCCTGCTTCCCATCATAATAATGGCTTAAAGCCATCCTTAGAGTCCTCAAAATTGTTAAAGCAGTGTAATGGGTTCAAGTATAAAGAAGCTGAAAATGTCTTTGCAGAAAAAAATAGAGTAACAGATGAAAAGGTCTCTAAAGTAGCTTCAGATTTTCAGGTGCCTTTACCTTTACACCATCATCATATTTCTGATGGAGCTTCCAACAGTGTTTCTGCTGCAATAGATGTTTTTCTTAAAG ATAAGTTCACAGATGAAGTGGAATCTATTTATCCCAAATTTAGGTGCTTAGAACCTACAAAGGAAGGATTTTTGTTTGGAAATGGGGCAGGGAAATCGATGAAAGAAGCAACAATGGAGGCAATTCATGAGGTTAAACACAGAGATATTGGGACAGAAATGACCCCAATTGGCAGCTCTACTACTTCAAGATGTCACACTCCATTCAAGAGTCCATCACCTGCTAGACACAATACCCCCGCGGATAGATCTGGACCGTTGGTCTTACCAAGTTCAGGTTCCGACAGCACGGTTGATATTATGCAATTTCAGGAGTGTCATCTAGCAAAGTTGCAGGTTGGGACACCATTTGATTCTGTTACAACCAATTGGAGTTCGagagaagaagaggaggaggataTATCAAAGAGTTTGAGACATTTCGAGATAAATAATGAGTGCAGAAAGAGTGTCTCGGAGTCCAAAACACATTCGtgggaagaagaagagaagaacaAATACTGCCTCAG GTACCAGAGAGAAGAAGCAAAAATTCAGGCTTGGATAAACCTCCAAAATGCAAAAGCAGAAGCTCAATCGAAAAAACTTGag GTGAAAATCCAGAAGATGAGATCAAATCTGGAGGAGAAGTTGATGAAAAGGATGGCGATTGTTCACAGAAAAGCTGAAGAATGGAGAACAACAGCACAACTACAGCACAAGGAACAAATAGAAAAAGTGGCTGACCaatcaagaaagatgatgttgaCAAGGCAAAACTCACATTTATCTACCCAAACTTCTTGTGGTTGTTTGCCATGTCGTAACCATCTTATTTAA
- the LOC107861642 gene encoding uncharacterized protein LOC107861642 isoform X2, which yields MDAPSTPGRPIFSFSVGNFSRKNFPSKWDDAEKWLVNGSSIQDSPASHHNNGLKPSLESSKLLKQCNGFKYKEAENVFAEKNRVTDEKVSKVASDFQVPLPLHHHHISDGASNSVSAAIDVFLKDKFTDEVESIYPKFRCLEPTKEGFLFGNGAGKSMKEATMEAIHEVKHRDIGTEMTPIGSSTTSRCHTPFKSPSPARHNTPADRSGPLVLPSSGSDSTVDIMQFQECHLAKLQVGTPFDSVTTNWSSREEEEEDISKSLRHFEINNECRKSVSESKTHSWEEEEKNKYCLRYQREEAKIQAWINLQNAKAEAQSKKLEVKIQKMRSNLEEKLMKRMAIVHRKAEEWRTTAQLQHKEQIEKVADQSRKMMLTRQNSHLSTQTSCGCLPCRNHLI from the exons ATGGATGCTCCATCAACACCGGGTCGACCCATTTTCAGCTTCAGTGTTGggaatttttcaagaaaaaatttccCTTCTAAGTGGGATGATGCAGAGAAATGGCTTGTTAATGGAAGTTCTATTCAAGATTCCCCTGCTTCCCATCATAATAATGGCTTAAAGCCATCCTTAGAGTCCTCAAAATTGTTAAAGCAGTGTAATGGGTTCAAGTATAAAGAAGCTGAAAATGTCTTTGCAGAAAAAAATAGAGTAACAGATGAAAAGGTCTCTAAAGTAGCTTCAGATTTTCAGGTGCCTTTACCTTTACACCATCATCATATTTCTGATGGAGCTTCCAACAGTGTTTCTGCTGCAATAGATGTTTTTCTTAAAG ATAAGTTCACAGATGAAGTGGAATCTATTTATCCCAAATTTAGGTGCTTAGAACCTACAAAGGAAGGATTTTTGTTTGGAAATGGGGCAGGGAAATCGATGAAAGAAGCAACAATGGAGGCAATTCATGAGGTTAAACACAGAGATATTGGGACAGAAATGACCCCAATTGGCAGCTCTACTACTTCAAGATGTCACACTCCATTCAAGAGTCCATCACCTGCTAGACACAATACCCCCGCGGATAGATCTGGACCGTTGGTCTTACCAAGTTCAGGTTCCGACAGCACGGTTGATATTATGCAATTTCAGGAGTGTCATCTAGCAAAGTTGCAGGTTGGGACACCATTTGATTCTGTTACAACCAATTGGAGTTCGagagaagaagaggaggaggataTATCAAAGAGTTTGAGACATTTCGAGATAAATAATGAGTGCAGAAAGAGTGTCTCGGAGTCCAAAACACATTCGtgggaagaagaagagaagaacaAATACTGCCTCAG GTACCAGAGAGAAGAAGCAAAAATTCAGGCTTGGATAAACCTCCAAAATGCAAAAGCAGAAGCTCAATCGAAAAAACTTGag GTGAAAATCCAGAAGATGAGATCAAATCTGGAGGAGAAGTTGATGAAAAGGATGGCGATTGTTCACAGAAAAGCTGAAGAATGGAGAACAACAGCACAACTACAGCACAAGGAACAAATAGAAAAAGTGGCTGACCaatcaagaaagatgatgttgaCAAGGCAAAACTCACATTTATCTACCCAAACTTCTTGTGGTTGTTTGCCATGTCGTAACCATCTTATTTAA